Proteins from a genomic interval of Mesobacillus sp. S13:
- a CDS encoding DUF294 nucleotidyltransferase-like domain-containing protein → MQQNQYKEIWKAVQFHPLFQGVDERTALSLVEECEALTYGKSEMMLKANTPRQGLLLILQGNAEVFVENAAGQEEVLEVIKKGEIVGFSSLAEFLGFSSAEKTQANVEVRAVDEVQALLIPFSVLAKRWDDQDVHDYLLSQVSIRLKDVYGSLAEQVKMAKGIGEGETILARVQDLMSDKVASVTPDTSIQEAAQIMVKRKTSSVLVVEGAELKGIITERDIVGRVVSKGISFDGPSRQVMTENPVTISRFAYYYDALSKMLLNGIKHLPVVDDGGISGVITLTDLLRKKNDSVMRTIKKIDEAEETSLPEVKAAIYEMTETLLRDRVPAIALLDIITKLYDRLIDRAVELSISALRKQGLEPPAPFAFYLMGSAGRGEQFMLTDQDHFLVYGDTNDHSYFEKLGKEITSRLETAGYARCKGLMMSSEEQWRGNVLQWQDRVRKWMLQSTNENLLLAHNFFSYRFVAGSEEVNKEFEAKIAELLDRSKIFLYRMVQAEREQEIPTLDEPIRALFKLGRKSIDMKKEILFPFHHSLQILSLYYGEIPGTPLDKIASLREKGIFTEGFAEDVQEAFNHILDLYIRQRWANKGGSSVLSFATMSTRQKDELILSLRTLRELQGMVFARFSV, encoded by the coding sequence ATGCAACAAAATCAGTATAAGGAAATCTGGAAGGCTGTGCAGTTCCACCCCCTATTCCAGGGGGTGGACGAACGCACGGCCCTTTCCCTTGTCGAGGAATGTGAAGCTCTTACCTATGGAAAAAGCGAAATGATGCTCAAGGCGAATACTCCTCGTCAGGGGCTTTTGTTGATTTTACAAGGAAATGCCGAGGTATTCGTGGAAAATGCAGCCGGACAGGAAGAAGTGCTTGAAGTCATCAAAAAAGGTGAAATTGTAGGGTTTTCAAGTCTGGCCGAATTCCTTGGATTTAGTAGTGCCGAGAAAACGCAGGCCAATGTCGAGGTAAGGGCTGTTGACGAAGTCCAGGCACTGCTTATTCCTTTTTCTGTACTTGCAAAGAGATGGGATGACCAGGATGTCCATGATTACCTGCTGTCCCAGGTATCGATTAGGTTGAAAGATGTGTACGGATCGCTTGCCGAGCAGGTGAAAATGGCAAAAGGAATAGGTGAGGGTGAGACGATTTTAGCAAGAGTCCAGGATTTGATGAGTGATAAAGTCGCGTCTGTTACTCCTGATACGAGCATTCAGGAAGCTGCCCAGATAATGGTTAAAAGGAAAACCAGTTCTGTGCTGGTGGTCGAGGGTGCTGAGCTGAAGGGAATCATAACAGAACGAGATATCGTCGGGCGGGTCGTTTCAAAAGGGATATCTTTTGACGGGCCATCCAGGCAGGTGATGACGGAAAATCCTGTGACGATATCAAGGTTCGCCTACTATTATGATGCTTTATCTAAAATGTTGCTGAACGGGATCAAGCATTTACCCGTGGTCGATGATGGGGGAATTTCGGGGGTCATCACACTGACCGATTTACTCAGGAAAAAGAACGACAGTGTGATGAGGACAATAAAGAAGATAGATGAGGCTGAGGAAACGAGTTTGCCTGAGGTTAAGGCAGCAATCTATGAAATGACCGAAACGTTGCTAAGAGATCGCGTTCCAGCAATCGCATTGTTGGACATCATTACAAAGCTTTACGACCGATTAATAGACAGGGCAGTCGAGCTGTCTATTTCGGCACTCCGCAAGCAAGGACTTGAGCCACCTGCTCCTTTTGCGTTCTATTTAATGGGTTCTGCCGGGCGCGGGGAGCAGTTCATGCTGACGGACCAGGACCATTTCCTTGTGTATGGGGATACGAATGATCACAGCTACTTCGAAAAACTGGGGAAAGAAATCACTTCAAGGCTCGAAACTGCAGGATACGCCCGCTGCAAGGGCTTGATGATGTCCAGTGAGGAGCAGTGGAGGGGAAACGTATTGCAGTGGCAGGATCGCGTCCGTAAATGGATGCTGCAATCGACGAATGAAAACCTTCTATTGGCACATAACTTCTTTTCCTATCGTTTCGTGGCAGGAAGTGAAGAAGTAAACAAAGAGTTCGAAGCAAAAATCGCCGAGCTGCTCGACCGTTCGAAAATCTTCCTCTATCGTATGGTCCAGGCAGAACGAGAGCAGGAAATCCCGACGCTGGATGAACCGATTCGCGCACTGTTCAAACTCGGCAGGAAAAGCATCGATATGAAAAAAGAAATCTTGTTTCCCTTCCATCACAGCCTGCAAATCCTATCGCTCTATTACGGTGAAATCCCGGGGACACCACTAGATAAAATCGCTAGCTTAAGAGAGAAGGGCATTTTTACTGAAGGGTTTGCGGAAGATGTACAAGAGGCCTTCAACCATATCCTGGACCTTTATATCAGGCAAAGATGGGCAAATAAAGGCGGAAGCTCCGTCCTATCCTTCGCCACCATGTCCACCAGACAAAAAGACGAACTCATCCTGAGCCTGAGAACACTCCGCGAACTACAGGGAATGGTATTTGCCAGATTCTCCGTATAA
- the spoIIID gene encoding sporulation transcriptional regulator SpoIIID encodes MHDYIKERTIKIGKYIVETRKTVRVIAKEFGVSKSTVHKDLTERLPEINPDLANEVKEILDYHKSIRHLRGGEATKMKYRKEEREEEPVK; translated from the coding sequence GTGCACGATTACATCAAAGAGAGAACAATCAAGATTGGAAAGTATATCGTGGAGACGAGGAAAACAGTTCGCGTCATAGCGAAGGAGTTTGGCGTATCCAAAAGTACAGTCCATAAAGACCTGACAGAAAGATTGCCTGAGATCAACCCTGACCTTGCCAATGAAGTAAAAGAAATTCTTGATTATCATAAATCGATCCGCCACTTGAGAGGCGGCGAAGCCACGAAAATGAAATACCGCAAAGAGGAAAGGGAAGAAGAGCCGGTTAAGTGA
- a CDS encoding DUF4212 domain-containing protein: MKKIDKSVADAYFREKTRNMVIYFIIWFLVSFGAVMIAEPLSEISIGGFPFHYFMGAQGAVVTFIVLLFVNAKLSDGIDKKYGIDEEKNVKLSEGKSLDH, encoded by the coding sequence GTGAAGAAAATTGATAAGTCAGTTGCTGACGCGTATTTCCGTGAAAAAACCCGTAATATGGTCATTTATTTCATCATCTGGTTCCTCGTTTCGTTCGGTGCGGTCATGATCGCCGAACCGCTGAGTGAGATTTCGATCGGCGGCTTCCCGTTCCATTATTTCATGGGAGCGCAGGGGGCAGTGGTCACATTTATCGTGCTGCTGTTTGTCAATGCCAAGCTTAGCGATGGCATCGATAAGAAGTATGGAATCGATGAGGAGAAGAACGTCAAGCTGAGCGAAGGAAAGAGCCTGGACCACTAG
- a CDS encoding penicillin-binding transpeptidase domain-containing protein, with product MKRALFILLTVVIAALISGCSKEPTPEERFSQYVKLWNDQKFDEMYGFLSKKAKDSISKEEFVSRYNKIYKDLEINELKVSYKQPEEEQEHEENAELPFSAKMNSAAGPIEFDHNATLVKEEREKEANWYVDWNTTYIFPELGAGDKISFKNVQAERGSILDRAGNGLAINGTAVQVGVVPGKLGEPKEQTITKLAELLDMKEEQITKAMNAGWVKPDLFVPLKKVSKTDKGLHEKLFALNGVTSQMVGAREYPYGEALSHLIGYVGPILADDLEKLEGKGYSATDLIGRRGLEQVLEEQLKGTNGVRISIVKEDGTVKTLAEKTVENGKDVKLTIDVVAQQQLYDQLKGKAGTASAINPKTGETLALVSAPGFDPNEMALGISQNKRKVLEEDPLKPTLNRFKLTYVPGSVIKPITAAIGLESGKLQLDTAFEITDKQWSKDASWGGYKVTRYSNVVGNINLEKALIYSDNIYFARAVLGMGQETFTEGLKKFGFEDQPEYLYPIEPSQIGKIDSEISLADSAYGQGQMEMNILHLATTYSPFVNKGNMIKPILNMEDEQGQVWKEGLVSPENAAALNGMLTKVITDPKGTAHNGQIANYPLAGKTGTAEIKEKQGDKGRELGWFVAYNPQSSDMIVAMMIEDSGSKDVVTRVKEFYELRLQSGM from the coding sequence ATGAAACGGGCACTATTTATACTTTTAACGGTCGTAATTGCCGCACTCATTTCCGGCTGCAGCAAGGAACCGACTCCCGAAGAAAGGTTTTCCCAGTACGTAAAGCTTTGGAATGACCAGAAATTTGATGAGATGTACGGATTTTTATCAAAAAAAGCGAAGGATTCCATCTCCAAGGAGGAATTCGTCTCTCGTTATAATAAAATTTATAAAGATTTAGAGATCAATGAGCTGAAGGTGAGCTACAAGCAGCCTGAGGAAGAGCAGGAACATGAAGAGAACGCAGAACTTCCTTTTTCAGCAAAGATGAATAGCGCTGCTGGCCCGATTGAATTCGACCACAATGCTACTCTTGTAAAAGAAGAGCGTGAAAAAGAGGCAAATTGGTATGTTGATTGGAACACGACGTACATTTTCCCAGAACTCGGAGCAGGGGATAAAATCAGCTTCAAGAATGTCCAGGCAGAACGCGGCAGCATCCTTGACCGTGCTGGAAACGGGCTTGCGATCAATGGGACGGCTGTCCAGGTCGGAGTGGTCCCTGGTAAATTAGGCGAGCCAAAAGAGCAGACCATCACCAAGCTTGCGGAGCTGCTCGATATGAAAGAAGAGCAAATCACTAAAGCCATGAACGCAGGGTGGGTAAAACCTGATTTGTTCGTTCCTCTGAAGAAAGTTTCCAAGACAGATAAAGGTCTTCATGAAAAGTTATTTGCGCTGAATGGAGTGACAAGCCAGATGGTGGGGGCCCGCGAGTATCCATATGGAGAAGCTTTGTCCCACTTGATTGGTTATGTCGGTCCAATCCTTGCCGATGACCTGGAAAAGCTGGAGGGAAAAGGGTACAGTGCAACCGACCTCATTGGCCGCCGCGGCCTTGAACAGGTTCTCGAAGAACAATTAAAAGGCACAAACGGAGTCAGGATTTCGATTGTGAAAGAGGACGGAACCGTCAAGACGCTTGCTGAAAAGACGGTGGAAAACGGGAAGGATGTCAAGCTGACAATCGATGTAGTGGCCCAGCAGCAATTGTACGACCAGCTAAAAGGGAAAGCGGGTACGGCATCAGCCATCAATCCGAAGACAGGTGAGACGCTGGCATTGGTCAGCGCGCCAGGATTCGATCCGAATGAAATGGCGCTCGGAATCTCGCAAAACAAGCGGAAAGTGCTAGAAGAAGACCCACTAAAGCCTACGCTTAATAGATTCAAGCTGACTTATGTGCCGGGCTCAGTGATCAAACCGATCACAGCAGCAATCGGACTTGAGAGCGGAAAGCTCCAGCTGGATACTGCTTTTGAAATTACTGATAAACAGTGGAGTAAAGACGCATCATGGGGCGGCTACAAAGTGACCAGGTATTCGAATGTAGTAGGGAATATCAACCTTGAAAAAGCGCTGATCTATTCGGATAACATTTACTTTGCGCGGGCAGTGCTCGGAATGGGCCAGGAAACTTTTACAGAAGGATTGAAGAAATTCGGCTTTGAAGACCAGCCGGAATATCTATACCCAATCGAGCCATCGCAAATCGGCAAGATTGACAGTGAAATCAGCCTGGCCGACTCTGCTTACGGACAGGGGCAGATGGAAATGAATATTCTCCATCTTGCAACGACGTATTCGCCATTCGTGAATAAGGGCAATATGATCAAACCAATTTTGAATATGGAAGATGAGCAGGGACAGGTATGGAAGGAAGGGCTTGTCAGTCCTGAAAATGCAGCGGCTCTGAATGGCATGCTGACAAAAGTCATCACCGATCCAAAAGGAACCGCCCACAATGGCCAGATCGCCAACTATCCGTTAGCCGGTAAAACGGGAACAGCGGAAATCAAGGAAAAACAGGGCGATAAAGGAAGGGAACTCGGCTGGTTCGTCGCCTACAACCCTCAATCCAGCGATATGATCGTCGCGATGATGATTGAGGATTCAGGTTCAAAGGATGTCGTGACAAGGGTGAAGGAATTTTATGAGTTAAGATTGCAAAGTGGAATGTAA
- a CDS encoding VanZ family protein, translating to MKKLLVWFLRILPLLYMAAIWIMSSNPADALVELPNQGVDRFIKESLHLVEFGILYVLLVLAALTTGRFTPVMSFAFMGVAILYGLLDEIHQSFVPYRSATLIDFIKDVIGVLAASHFIHHASFSGKFPRLGRVLRGIEERVRGI from the coding sequence ATGAAAAAGTTATTAGTATGGTTTTTACGTATTCTTCCGCTGCTCTATATGGCGGCAATCTGGATTATGTCCAGTAATCCTGCAGACGCATTGGTCGAGCTGCCCAATCAGGGCGTTGACCGTTTTATAAAAGAATCGCTCCATCTCGTAGAGTTTGGAATCTTGTACGTGCTGCTTGTCCTGGCGGCTTTGACGACCGGACGTTTCACACCGGTGATGAGCTTCGCCTTCATGGGCGTGGCGATTCTGTACGGCCTGCTCGACGAGATCCATCAAAGCTTCGTCCCGTACCGATCAGCAACACTGATTGATTTTATAAAAGACGTAATTGGGGTATTAGCGGCCTCACACTTCATCCATCATGCCAGCTTCAGCGGAAAGTTCCCGCGGCTGGGGAGGGTTTTGCGCGGGATTGAGGAGAGAGTTCGGGGAATTTAG
- the ggt gene encoding gamma-glutamyltransferase, which produces MSLHTYPYPSQRMASVARNGMVATSQPLAAQAGLDILKKGGNAIDAAIATAACLTVVEPTSNGIGGDAFALVWVKDKLYGLNASGPAPQSISIEKVKELGHEKMPSHGWIPVTVPGAPSAWAELSKKFGRLPLTEVLQPAIDYARNGYPLTPILAKYWKGAYNAYKSRFQGEEYKEWFSVFAPDGKVPEAGEMWKSEDHANTLQEIAETNGESFYRGPLADRIAEASEKAGAFLSKSDLENYHPEWVEPISVSYHGHEVWEIPPNGQGIVALMALNILKGYEFTHRDDVQGVHLQLEAMKQAFTDGKEYVTDPKTMQAMVEDLLSEKYGEDARAKISDEARMPEPGQLPKGGTVYLSTADGEGNMVSFIQSNYMGFGSGVVVPGTGIGLQNRGHDFSLDPNHANALAPGKKTYHTIIPGFITKDGQAVGPFGVMGGYMQPQGHVQVAMNMIDYGMNPQAALDAPRWQWIEGKQIEVEHNFPNYIVKELAARGHQMKVAYDGGGFGRGQVIVRNPETGVLTGGTEMRTDGAIACW; this is translated from the coding sequence ATGTCTTTACATACATATCCTTATCCTTCCCAGCGGATGGCTTCGGTCGCTCGCAATGGGATGGTTGCTACGTCGCAGCCGCTTGCGGCGCAGGCGGGCCTTGATATTTTAAAAAAGGGAGGCAACGCAATCGATGCGGCCATCGCGACAGCGGCATGCCTGACAGTTGTCGAGCCGACTTCCAATGGAATTGGCGGCGACGCGTTCGCGCTTGTCTGGGTAAAAGACAAGCTGTACGGATTGAATGCGAGCGGCCCCGCGCCACAATCGATTTCCATTGAAAAAGTGAAGGAGCTTGGCCATGAAAAAATGCCTTCGCATGGCTGGATTCCGGTCACGGTTCCGGGGGCTCCATCAGCATGGGCGGAGCTGTCGAAAAAATTCGGCCGCCTGCCGCTTACTGAGGTGCTGCAGCCGGCGATTGACTATGCGCGCAATGGATATCCGCTGACTCCTATTCTCGCAAAATACTGGAAGGGTGCTTACAATGCTTACAAGAGCCGCTTCCAGGGCGAGGAATACAAGGAGTGGTTCTCCGTCTTCGCTCCAGATGGAAAGGTACCTGAGGCCGGCGAGATGTGGAAATCGGAGGATCATGCGAATACGCTTCAGGAAATTGCTGAAACGAATGGAGAGAGCTTTTACAGGGGGCCGCTTGCTGATAGAATCGCAGAGGCTTCTGAAAAAGCAGGTGCATTCCTGAGTAAGTCCGATCTCGAAAACTATCATCCTGAATGGGTGGAGCCAATTTCTGTATCATACCACGGGCACGAGGTGTGGGAAATTCCGCCGAATGGACAGGGAATCGTTGCCTTGATGGCATTGAATATTTTAAAAGGCTACGAGTTTACCCATCGTGATGACGTCCAGGGTGTGCATCTTCAGCTGGAAGCGATGAAGCAGGCGTTCACCGATGGCAAGGAGTATGTCACCGACCCTAAGACGATGCAGGCGATGGTAGAAGATCTGCTTTCCGAGAAGTATGGAGAGGATGCACGAGCGAAAATCTCTGATGAAGCGAGAATGCCGGAACCTGGCCAGCTGCCTAAAGGGGGAACAGTCTACTTGTCGACTGCGGATGGAGAAGGAAATATGGTTTCGTTTATCCAGAGCAACTATATGGGCTTCGGTTCAGGAGTAGTCGTTCCGGGAACAGGAATCGGACTGCAAAACCGCGGGCATGACTTTTCGCTAGACCCGAATCATGCGAATGCGCTGGCTCCGGGCAAGAAGACATACCATACGATCATTCCTGGATTCATCACGAAGGATGGCCAGGCAGTCGGCCCATTCGGCGTGATGGGTGGCTATATGCAGCCACAGGGGCATGTCCAGGTGGCGATGAATATGATTGATTACGGGATGAACCCGCAGGCTGCACTTGATGCGCCTCGCTGGCAGTGGATCGAAGGCAAGCAGATCGAAGTTGAGCACAACTTCCCGAATTATATCGTCAAAGAGCTTGCTGCACGAGGGCATCAGATGAAGGTAGCATACGATGGTGGAGGTTTTGGCCGCGGGCAGGTCATCGTCCGCAATCCGGAAACCGGTGTCCTGACAGGCGGGACGGAAATGAGAACCGATGGCGCAATTGCCTGCTGGTAA
- a CDS encoding sodium:solute symporter family protein, whose product MDTQFLVSLSIILATFGLYIGIAVYNTAKQTSDFYVASRGVPPIFNGMAIGADWMSAASFIGMAGTIMLLGYDGLAYIMGWTGGYLLLTFLLAPQLRKYGRYTVPEFIGDRYNSHTARVIAAISTIIISFTYSIGQLSGSGVVIGRLFEIDAKLGTMIGVVLIATYAAFGGMKGITWTQVAQYIILIIAYLIPVIFMSLQVTSSALPWLSYGELVGKMGELDRELGISEYFAPFTNGTKWQFLALMFTLMAGTAGLPHVIVRFYTVSTMKAARWSGAWALLFIGLLYLSAPAYAAFSRFILMTKVAGSKISELPAWTKTWVDTGKLQVADGNGDGVLQWSELIISNDIVVMATPEIANLGVFVIGLVAAGAMAAALSTAGGLMIAISSAFAHDIYYRVMKPNATEKTRLNVARMSIVIATLFAGLIALDPPGAITQIVAWAFALASGTFFPALILGVWWKRSNSQGVIAGMLVGLAVTLSYIFAAKYGGFTILGIIDTGAGVFGAAAAILANVIVSLATPAPSQKIQEEVLDLRYPEQMSYKNGEVWMNDDATKSV is encoded by the coding sequence TTGGATACACAATTCTTGGTCTCATTATCTATTATTTTAGCTACATTCGGTTTGTATATCGGGATTGCGGTTTACAATACAGCTAAGCAAACGTCTGACTTCTATGTTGCCAGCCGCGGCGTACCTCCAATTTTTAACGGGATGGCGATCGGCGCTGACTGGATGAGTGCCGCTTCCTTCATCGGAATGGCCGGTACGATCATGCTGCTCGGCTATGACGGCCTTGCGTATATCATGGGCTGGACAGGCGGATATTTGCTGCTGACCTTCCTGCTGGCGCCACAGCTCAGGAAGTACGGGCGATACACGGTTCCTGAATTTATTGGTGACCGATACAATAGCCATACGGCTCGCGTCATTGCGGCCATTTCAACGATCATCATCAGCTTCACCTATTCGATCGGTCAGCTTTCCGGTTCCGGTGTGGTTATCGGGCGACTGTTCGAAATCGATGCGAAGCTCGGCACGATGATCGGTGTGGTGCTGATTGCGACTTACGCTGCATTCGGTGGTATGAAGGGGATTACATGGACACAGGTTGCGCAGTATATAATTTTGATTATTGCCTACTTGATTCCGGTCATTTTTATGTCTCTCCAGGTGACAAGCAGCGCACTACCATGGCTTTCTTATGGTGAGCTAGTAGGAAAAATGGGCGAGCTCGACCGTGAGCTTGGGATCTCGGAATACTTCGCGCCATTCACGAACGGTACGAAATGGCAGTTCCTTGCCCTTATGTTTACACTGATGGCCGGTACTGCGGGACTTCCGCACGTTATCGTCCGTTTCTATACGGTATCAACGATGAAGGCTGCACGCTGGTCAGGCGCATGGGCATTGCTGTTCATTGGCTTGCTTTACCTTTCAGCACCTGCTTACGCGGCATTCTCACGCTTTATCCTGATGACAAAGGTTGCCGGCAGCAAAATAAGTGAGCTTCCTGCCTGGACGAAAACATGGGTCGATACAGGAAAGCTGCAGGTTGCCGATGGTAATGGCGACGGTGTCCTACAGTGGAGTGAATTGATCATCTCAAACGATATCGTCGTTATGGCGACACCGGAAATCGCTAACCTTGGCGTATTCGTTATCGGGCTTGTAGCGGCAGGCGCTATGGCCGCGGCGCTTTCAACTGCCGGCGGCTTGATGATCGCTATTTCGTCGGCTTTTGCACACGATATATACTACCGTGTCATGAAGCCAAACGCTACGGAAAAAACACGCCTGAATGTAGCGCGTATGTCAATCGTTATTGCTACCTTGTTTGCGGGCCTGATCGCCCTTGATCCTCCAGGTGCAATCACGCAAATCGTTGCCTGGGCATTTGCGCTGGCAAGTGGAACGTTCTTCCCTGCATTGATTCTTGGTGTATGGTGGAAGCGTTCAAATTCCCAGGGTGTTATTGCAGGTATGCTCGTCGGTCTTGCCGTGACATTGAGTTATATTTTTGCTGCGAAGTATGGCGGCTTCACGATCCTTGGCATTATCGACACTGGAGCTGGCGTATTCGGCGCTGCGGCTGCAATCCTTGCGAATGTGATTGTATCGCTTGCGACACCAGCACCTTCGCAAAAAATTCAGGAGGAAGTACTCGACCTTCGCTATCCTGAACAGATGAGCTACAAGAACGGCGAAGTGTGGATGAATGACGATGCAACAAAATCAGTATAA
- a CDS encoding PolC-type DNA polymerase III — translation MFFQRKSISCPLMYEKIPLSTKIDDLTFVVFDTETTGFQVASTDRLIEIGGVPVNGIKVMENDRFQTYVNPERQISREIIELTSITDEKVAGAPLATEAIQDFFDYVGSHEAVCLVGHYVGFDHLVLKSELKREKLALKKLFTIDTLDLIGFIAPSYDMRDLERYAMAFGTRIYDRHSAVGDALTTAYLFTELLQQFKDRGHSTWGELIKATESQMRSMQF, via the coding sequence ATGTTTTTTCAACGGAAGAGTATTTCCTGCCCGCTTATGTATGAGAAGATTCCTTTATCGACTAAAATCGATGACTTAACTTTTGTTGTTTTCGACACGGAGACGACGGGATTTCAGGTGGCGAGCACGGATCGGCTGATTGAAATTGGCGGTGTTCCGGTAAATGGGATTAAGGTGATGGAAAATGATCGTTTTCAGACATATGTTAACCCGGAGCGACAAATTTCTCGGGAAATAATCGAGCTGACATCAATTACGGATGAAAAAGTTGCCGGCGCACCGCTGGCAACTGAGGCGATACAGGACTTCTTTGACTATGTGGGATCCCACGAAGCGGTATGCCTTGTCGGCCACTATGTCGGGTTTGATCATCTTGTGCTGAAAAGCGAGCTGAAGCGTGAAAAACTTGCGCTGAAAAAGCTGTTTACCATCGATACGCTCGACCTGATTGGCTTTATTGCCCCGTCCTATGATATGCGTGATTTAGAGCGATATGCAATGGCATTCGGAACTAGAATTTATGATCGCCACAGTGCTGTGGGTGATGCATTGACCACTGCGTATCTGTTCACTGAGCTGCTGCAACAGTTTAAAGATCGTGGGCATTCTACCTGGGGTGAGCTGATAAAGGCCACCGAAAGTCAGATGAGGTCGATGCAGTTTTAA
- a CDS encoding M23 family metallopeptidase encodes MREEEKRSSQDKSKNSFFKKRWVYPTVYIASAAIILTGVLWYQNSGTDQLDQSEYKATDMPGKKMNDQPAVEVNRAMENFVMPVVNEDDAVVQMGFYDNEGDAAEQEAALVFYDNTYHPNTGLDIATKDGKEFDVIASLSGTVTNVMEDAVLGNVIEIEHDKGIVTQYQSVKDYQVKVGDQVEQGQVIAKSGTSLINEKAGNHVHFEIRKDNVPVNPHEYFNKPLSALQDANVTEEKASSDADAGKSEDADGEDVEGSSEQDAEGTTPAEDKPAEGGSDKKDEDKDAGEDKDKDSSTDADTSTNS; translated from the coding sequence ATGAGAGAGGAAGAAAAAAGATCTTCTCAAGACAAAAGCAAGAACAGCTTTTTCAAGAAGCGGTGGGTGTATCCAACAGTTTATATTGCTAGTGCCGCAATCATTCTAACTGGTGTCCTATGGTATCAAAACAGCGGAACCGATCAGCTGGATCAGTCGGAATACAAAGCGACTGACATGCCTGGTAAAAAGATGAATGACCAGCCAGCAGTTGAAGTGAACCGCGCGATGGAGAACTTTGTAATGCCAGTGGTGAATGAAGATGATGCAGTCGTCCAAATGGGATTCTATGACAATGAAGGCGACGCGGCTGAGCAAGAAGCAGCTCTAGTGTTCTATGATAATACGTACCATCCGAACACTGGACTGGACATTGCTACAAAAGATGGCAAGGAATTTGATGTAATCGCGTCACTAAGCGGTACTGTCACAAATGTCATGGAAGATGCAGTGCTTGGAAACGTCATTGAAATCGAGCATGACAAAGGTATTGTAACACAATATCAGTCAGTGAAAGACTATCAAGTTAAGGTTGGCGACCAGGTTGAGCAAGGACAAGTCATTGCGAAATCCGGAACAAGCCTGATCAATGAGAAGGCTGGCAACCACGTACACTTTGAAATCCGCAAGGACAATGTACCAGTCAATCCGCATGAGTACTTCAATAAGCCTCTAAGCGCATTGCAGGATGCAAATGTGACAGAAGAGAAAGCTTCTTCTGATGCAGATGCAGGCAAGTCTGAAGATGCTGACGGAGAAGATGTGGAAGGAAGCTCAGAGCAAGATGCTGAAGGTACAACTCCAGCGGAAGACAAGCCTGCAGAAGGCGGCTCTGATAAAAAAGACGAAGATAAGGACGCAGGAGAAGATAAAGACAAAGACTCTTCAACTGACGCTGATACTTCAACCAACTCCTAA
- a CDS encoding LysM peptidoglycan-binding domain-containing protein, which produces MITYRQTRKQRIREQKRKVTLKRNRKLIGAAVAGSVAAGLLLGFAQKKTDAVGSFYTVKKGDTLYSLAKQYDTSVDMLKEVNSLTSDMIKTGQRIEVPIETEAGIYVVKKGDTLFSLAKKYGVTVTDLKKENKLVADSIYVGQTLTVPTHSFVTNEAIYAVNPGDTLFNISQRFGVSLKELKQANGLKQDMVLIGQQLIIPGDIEFMEATITGAADNFTVEFETDGKAIPLKVSYKTARKYEELAGQQVLAAYKNGALINIQ; this is translated from the coding sequence TTGATTACCTACAGACAGACTAGAAAACAAAGAATCAGAGAGCAAAAACGCAAAGTGACCTTGAAACGAAACAGAAAACTGATCGGTGCAGCTGTAGCCGGATCGGTGGCGGCAGGATTGCTGCTAGGCTTTGCACAAAAGAAAACAGATGCCGTCGGATCCTTTTATACCGTCAAAAAAGGAGATACGCTTTACAGCCTTGCCAAGCAATATGATACATCGGTCGATATGTTGAAGGAAGTGAATTCACTAACTTCAGATATGATTAAGACTGGACAGCGAATTGAAGTTCCTATAGAGACAGAAGCAGGAATTTACGTTGTTAAAAAAGGAGACACTTTGTTCTCCCTGGCTAAAAAATACGGAGTAACCGTTACAGATTTGAAGAAAGAAAACAAATTGGTTGCCGATTCCATTTATGTTGGACAAACCCTTACAGTGCCGACTCATAGCTTTGTAACGAATGAAGCAATATACGCCGTGAACCCTGGCGACACACTGTTCAACATCTCGCAGCGATTTGGTGTCAGCTTGAAAGAATTAAAACAGGCTAACGGTTTAAAGCAGGACATGGTACTGATCGGCCAGCAGCTGATCATACCGGGCGATATCGAATTCATGGAAGCAACCATCACCGGAGCAGCGGATAATTTCACCGTTGAATTTGAGACTGACGGTAAAGCCATTCCGTTGAAGGTTTCTTATAAGACCGCACGAAAGTATGAGGAACTGGCAGGACAACAAGTGCTTGCTGCTTATAAAAATGGCGCATTGATCAATATTCAATAA